One Mesomycoplasma molare genomic window carries:
- a CDS encoding HinT-interacting membrane complex lipoprotein P60, with protein MAKKKKISSLLIGTPAILLTSYAITSCSSINVENSEKIKQDELLKSEKTKKFLETKFLESILTSKLFTAYTDLGKAFEDESGFYYKETKKAFDFYQKQELKKDKSFTVKMVNDLNSKNLLSSKELEELQKEIGPNKLFTDKGFKILFSLNYSEIKNDILKMILVKNFLLNSSEQDIINSEIYKNYSSEKNTNYAQRNAFQNTNPKTKDFFLKTLLLEKQVAQVWKFESSDANDINSYNLLELKDENSFNSLIDERFKNAKTTNKIESFELLNANDDINLENLLSYEGILYNQGSNAKGSFNYDIYQLKREYSIKSGFVDENTRIIYSKNDLKSADNWKGKKELSIKLKDSFDKNKNKFQLTADDLEFENQASHSEVTYSVASILPFESESLQKRAYVIAKMVLTSEKDSKSPSSRFYIVEINWDGNENTYSPKIASEGREIQNFPSFVKVINNDFTKISATYLTKIVPIYDEIVDTTKDNVVSYKRYFSLNNTPWNSDSQKEILAFSLYLADKKSLYNEVEKFYNQAGYKIEYKDDLLITEKK; from the coding sequence ATGGCTAAAAAGAAAAAAATAAGTAGCTTACTAATTGGAACACCTGCTATTTTGCTAACAAGTTATGCAATCACTTCATGTTCTTCGATTAATGTTGAAAACTCAGAAAAAATTAAGCAAGATGAACTATTAAAATCGGAAAAAACTAAAAAATTTTTAGAAACCAAATTTTTAGAAAGTATTTTAACTTCTAAATTGTTTACAGCGTATACAGATTTAGGAAAAGCATTTGAAGATGAAAGTGGTTTTTACTATAAAGAAACTAAAAAAGCTTTCGATTTTTATCAAAAACAAGAACTAAAAAAAGACAAATCTTTCACTGTTAAAATGGTAAACGATTTAAATTCTAAAAATTTACTTTCCTCAAAGGAATTAGAAGAATTACAAAAAGAAATAGGACCTAATAAACTTTTTACTGACAAAGGTTTTAAAATATTATTTAGTTTAAATTATTCAGAAATTAAAAATGATATTTTAAAAATGATATTAGTTAAAAACTTTTTATTAAATTCTTCAGAACAAGATATTATTAATTCAGAAATATACAAAAATTATTCTTCTGAAAAAAACACAAATTATGCACAAAGAAACGCATTTCAAAATACAAATCCTAAAACCAAAGATTTTTTCTTAAAAACTTTACTTTTAGAAAAACAAGTAGCACAGGTTTGAAAATTTGAATCTAGCGATGCAAATGACATTAATTCATATAACTTGTTGGAATTAAAGGATGAAAATTCCTTTAACTCGCTAATAGATGAACGTTTTAAAAACGCTAAAACTACAAATAAAATAGAAAGCTTTGAACTTTTAAATGCGAACGATGATATTAATTTAGAAAATTTACTGTCTTATGAAGGTATTTTATATAATCAAGGGAGCAACGCAAAAGGTAGCTTTAATTATGATATTTACCAGTTAAAGAGAGAATATTCCATAAAAAGTGGTTTTGTTGATGAAAATACAAGAATAATTTATTCTAAAAATGATTTAAAATCTGCAGATAATTGAAAAGGTAAAAAAGAGTTATCAATTAAATTAAAAGATTCATTTGATAAAAATAAAAATAAATTTCAATTAACAGCAGATGATTTAGAATTTGAAAATCAAGCTTCACATAGCGAAGTAACTTATTCAGTAGCTTCCATATTACCTTTTGAATCTGAAAGTTTGCAAAAAAGAGCATATGTTATTGCTAAAATGGTATTAACATCAGAAAAAGATTCTAAATCACCATCTTCAAGATTTTATATTGTTGAGATTAATTGAGATGGAAATGAAAATACATATTCTCCTAAAATAGCATCAGAAGGTAGAGAAATTCAAAATTTCCCTTCATTTGTAAAAGTTATAAATAATGATTTTACAAAAATTTCAGCAACATATTTAACTAAAATTGTTCCTATATATGATGAGATAGTGGATACAACTAAAGATAATGTTGTTTCATATAAAAGATACTTTTCTTTAAATAATACCCCTTGAAACAGCGATAGTCAAAAGGAAATTTTAGCATTTTCTCTTTATTTAGCGGATAAAAAAAGTCTATATAATGAAGTAGAAAAATTTTATAATCAAGCAGGTTATAAAATAGAATATAAAGATGATTTATTAATAACAGAAAAAAAGTAG
- a CDS encoding SPFH domain-containing protein, producing the protein MQIFLIILAVLILFILILSSIFSIKVIQQSEFAVVTRLGKYKKTLNNGLNFIVPFIDKIVKRENYKEKVLDFPEQDVITKDNAGIKVDTVIYLQIIEPEKFVYGAENAMRAIENLSATTLRNLLGELELDETLTSRDTINSKLTLILDEASNSWGLKVHRVEIKNITPPKDIQDAMEKQMRAEREKRANILEAEGQKQASILRAEGEQAAQILKAKAEKETQILLAEAKKEKEILEAEGQKQALILLSESKINKEILTFKSIEQLGKMADGKATKIILPPNLNEVARTMSVASEVFKENK; encoded by the coding sequence ATGCAAATATTTTTAATTATATTAGCTGTATTAATATTATTTATCTTAATACTATCATCGATATTTTCTATAAAAGTAATTCAACAATCAGAATTTGCTGTTGTAACTAGATTGGGAAAATATAAAAAAACATTAAACAATGGTTTAAATTTCATTGTCCCATTTATTGACAAAATTGTTAAAAGAGAAAATTACAAAGAAAAAGTTTTGGATTTTCCAGAACAAGATGTAATAACAAAAGACAATGCGGGAATTAAAGTAGATACAGTTATTTATTTACAAATTATTGAACCTGAAAAATTTGTTTATGGTGCAGAAAATGCAATGAGAGCAATTGAAAATTTATCTGCAACTACTTTAAGAAATTTATTAGGTGAATTAGAATTAGATGAAACATTAACTTCTAGAGACACAATTAATTCAAAATTAACCTTAATTTTAGATGAAGCATCAAATTCTTGAGGTTTAAAAGTTCATAGAGTGGAAATTAAAAACATAACTCCTCCAAAAGATATCCAAGACGCCATGGAAAAACAAATGAGAGCTGAAAGGGAAAAAAGAGCTAATATTTTAGAAGCAGAAGGACAAAAACAAGCTTCTATTTTAAGAGCAGAAGGGGAACAAGCCGCTCAAATTTTAAAAGCTAAAGCTGAAAAAGAGACTCAAATTTTACTAGCTGAAGCCAAAAAAGAAAAAGAAATTTTAGAAGCAGAAGGACAAAAACAAGCTTTAATACTTTTAAGTGAAAGTAAAATAAATAAAGAAATATTAACCTTTAAATCAATTGAACAATTAGGTAAAATGGCAGATGGAAAAGCAACTAAAATAATTTTACCCCCTAATTTAAATGAAGTAGCTAGAACTATGAGTGTTGCATCTGAAGTTTTTAAAGAAAATAAATAA
- a CDS encoding NfeD family protein yields MNLNYFQITFISFWILVILTFIIAELITNGIWFGLTSIASVPSLLISILSPYYFWMFFIEIIVFIVVWVILYYSSYNFFKKQLSKFKIANGNLLDYLINKSGILLEDSFESGKGGKQYGKIDIEGKFYRTVSVSGEGVIPKGTWVKISKTEGNLLFVERNEEK; encoded by the coding sequence GTGAATTTAAATTATTTTCAAATTACTTTTATTAGTTTTTGGATTTTAGTGATACTTACTTTTATTATCGCGGAATTAATAACTAACGGAATATGATTTGGTTTAACTTCTATCGCTTCCGTTCCTTCTTTATTAATTTCAATATTAAGTCCTTATTATTTTTGAATGTTTTTTATAGAAATAATAGTATTTATTGTTGTTTGAGTTATCTTATACTATTCTAGTTACAACTTTTTTAAAAAACAATTATCAAAATTTAAAATAGCAAATGGTAATTTATTAGATTATTTAATAAATAAATCAGGTATTTTATTAGAGGATAGTTTTGAGTCAGGAAAAGGTGGTAAACAGTATGGTAAAATTGATATTGAAGGCAAATTTTATAGAACAGTATCTGTAAGTGGAGAAGGTGTTATACCTAAAGGAACATGAGTAAAAATTTCAAAAACTGAAGGTAATTTATTATTTGTAGAGAGAAATGAGGAAAAGTAA
- the frr gene encoding ribosome recycling factor, with translation MELDLYLLDLEEKSTKVINNFEKQLSKISTGRANPQLVSYIKVNYYDSLTPIEQLASISVPQAQQILIKPFDISIVKEMYSAILEQNLSVQTTNEGHQIRLTFPPLTTERRKEMVKNLSKLIEDAKVGIRLVRQDINKEVKKDEELTEDEVKKFLENIQNQIDKKIDIINKIANEKEKDLMTI, from the coding sequence ATGGAATTAGATTTATATTTACTAGACTTAGAAGAAAAATCAACAAAAGTTATTAATAACTTTGAAAAGCAATTATCTAAAATTTCAACCGGAAGAGCAAATCCGCAATTAGTTTCATATATAAAAGTTAATTATTACGACTCTTTAACACCTATTGAACAATTAGCTTCTATTTCTGTTCCGCAAGCTCAACAAATTTTAATTAAACCTTTTGATATTTCTATTGTAAAAGAAATGTATTCTGCAATTTTAGAACAAAATCTATCAGTTCAAACAACTAATGAAGGGCACCAAATTAGATTAACTTTTCCACCTTTAACAACAGAAAGAAGAAAAGAAATGGTAAAAAATCTTTCAAAATTAATTGAAGATGCTAAAGTTGGAATTAGATTAGTTAGACAAGATATAAATAAAGAAGTTAAAAAAGATGAAGAGTTAACAGAAGATGAAGTTAAAAAATTTTTAGAAAATATTCAAAATCAAATAGATAAAAAAATAGATATTATAAATAAAATAGCAAATGAAAAAGAAAAAGATTTAATGACAATTTAA
- a CDS encoding phosphatidate cytidylyltransferase, whose protein sequence is MNKHKINKVFKNDFFKRTIVILIIFLILFPSFFITKYLGKFGRISGLLFFMLLSSFATFEVLKNFYLNIYINIFLIVISNLIYFLSFENFEYLINKGIDNSLAELVNQFKLNYQILAFSIILAILLFVISLFYNKNKKIIDWVFIFISLLFIPMFGKFSFIFNVFNVWSIFIIGFIAAISDIFGLLGGKFFGNKIFKKKLAPNISPKKTWEGAIISTIFSTLFTFVCFYFTDIFNDMPNKLYFCLISSLILPIASIFGDLLFSSLKRYLKIKDFSNILSSHGGIMDRFDSTFLVVFTLIPILILFTF, encoded by the coding sequence ATGAATAAGCATAAAATAAATAAAGTTTTTAAAAATGATTTTTTTAAAAGAACAATAGTTATTTTAATTATATTTTTAATTTTGTTTCCTAGTTTTTTTATCACAAAATATTTAGGAAAGTTTGGAAGAATATCTGGTTTGCTTTTTTTTATGTTACTAAGCTCCTTTGCTACATTTGAAGTATTAAAAAATTTTTATTTAAATATTTACATAAATATTTTTTTAATTGTAATTTCAAATTTAATTTATTTTCTTTCTTTTGAAAATTTTGAATACTTGATTAATAAAGGAATAGATAATTCTTTAGCTGAACTAGTCAATCAATTTAAATTAAATTACCAAATATTGGCTTTTTCTATTATTCTAGCCATTTTATTATTCGTTATAAGTTTATTCTATAATAAAAATAAGAAAATTATCGATTGAGTTTTTATATTTATTAGCTTATTATTTATTCCGATGTTTGGTAAATTTTCATTCATCTTTAATGTTTTTAATGTTTGATCAATTTTTATAATCGGATTTATAGCTGCGATATCTGATATTTTTGGCTTATTGGGTGGAAAGTTTTTTGGAAATAAAATTTTTAAGAAAAAACTTGCTCCAAATATTTCTCCTAAAAAGACATGGGAGGGAGCAATCATATCAACAATATTTTCTACATTATTTACATTTGTGTGTTTTTATTTTACAGATATTTTTAATGATATGCCTAATAAATTATATTTTTGTTTAATATCTTCTTTAATTCTGCCTATTGCTTCTATTTTTGGAGACTTATTATTTTCGAGTTTAAAGAGATATTTAAAAATTAAAGATTTTTCAAATATTTTATCTTCACATGGAGGAATAATGGATCGTTTTGATTC
- the rpiB gene encoding ribose 5-phosphate isomerase B, with protein sequence MKKIKIAFASDHAGYELKKQIFDYVREKGYEVEDLGPFNSTESVSYATFGKKLGKHLQDKKADIGIAFCGTGLGISYALNRFKGVRAARITNVNDAYLAKLHNNANVIAMSGRFTTFEEAKKMVDEYFETEYEGGRHQSRIDELDEI encoded by the coding sequence ATGAAAAAAATTAAAATTGCTTTCGCAAGCGATCATGCAGGATATGAATTAAAAAAACAAATATTTGATTATGTAAGAGAAAAGGGTTATGAAGTAGAAGATTTAGGACCTTTTAATTCTACAGAGTCAGTTTCATATGCCACTTTCGGAAAGAAATTAGGTAAACATCTTCAAGATAAAAAAGCGGATATAGGAATAGCTTTTTGTGGAACAGGTTTAGGTATTTCTTATGCTTTAAATAGATTTAAAGGAGTAAGGGCAGCTAGAATTACTAACGTAAATGATGCGTATTTAGCAAAATTACACAATAATGCCAACGTAATTGCTATGAGCGGAAGATTCACAACTTTTGAAGAAGCTAAAAAAATGGTTGATGAATATTTTGAAACTGAATATGAGGGTGGAAGACATCAAAGTAGGATTGATGAATTAGATGAAATATAA
- a CDS encoding L-lactate dehydrogenase, translating to MKATKIILVGAGAVGTSFLYSAINQGLAAKYGIIDKFEGPRDGNVLDLEDAIVPSVKKYEVFAANYEDAKDADIVVVTAGRPQLPGETRLEMVKENSLIMKDIAQKIKASGFKGITIIASNPVDVLTYVYLKETGFDHKKVIGSGTILDTSRLKQLLSKKTGVSTNNIEAYVIGEHGDSSLVNYSTFKIAGLPFSKFEEKAKVNAENYEKELEEPVYRKAYKIIERKRATFYGIGACLAQIVRTIQEDANIILPLGVYLENKYNVSDVVIGVPAVLGAKGIKEVIELELNEKEKSKFQNSVNIVKDTIKSVM from the coding sequence ATGAAAGCTACAAAAATTATTTTAGTAGGGGCAGGGGCTGTTGGTACATCATTTTTATATTCTGCAATTAATCAAGGTTTAGCTGCTAAATACGGAATTATTGATAAATTTGAAGGTCCAAGAGACGGAAATGTTTTAGATTTAGAAGATGCAATAGTACCTTCTGTTAAAAAATACGAAGTATTTGCTGCAAATTATGAAGATGCAAAAGATGCAGATATTGTTGTAGTAACAGCTGGTAGACCACAATTGCCAGGTGAAACAAGATTAGAAATGGTAAAAGAAAATTCTTTAATAATGAAAGATATTGCTCAAAAAATAAAGGCAAGCGGATTTAAAGGAATTACAATTATCGCTTCTAATCCAGTGGATGTTTTAACTTATGTATATTTAAAAGAAACAGGTTTTGACCACAAAAAAGTTATCGGTTCAGGAACAATTTTAGATACTTCTAGATTAAAACAATTATTATCTAAAAAAACAGGTGTTTCTACAAATAACATAGAAGCTTATGTAATTGGAGAACACGGGGATTCATCATTAGTAAACTATTCAACATTCAAAATAGCAGGGTTACCTTTTTCTAAATTCGAAGAAAAAGCAAAAGTAAATGCTGAAAATTATGAAAAAGAATTAGAAGAACCAGTATATAGAAAAGCTTATAAAATAATCGAAAGAAAAAGAGCTACATTTTACGGAATTGGAGCATGTTTAGCACAAATAGTTAGAACTATTCAAGAAGATGCAAATATTATTTTACCTTTAGGAGTATATCTAGAAAATAAATATAATGTATCAGATGTTGTAATAGGTGTGCCTGCCGTTTTAGGAGCTAAAGGAATAAAAGAAGTTATTGAATTGGAGCTTAATGAAAAAGAAAAATCTAAATTCCAAAACTCAGTTAACATTGTAAAAGACACAATTAAATCAGTGATGTAA
- the hinT gene encoding histidine triad protein HinT, whose amino-acid sequence MEDLFLKIINRTIPANIIYEDEKVIAFLDIKPVTKGHFLVVPKNYSKNLKTINEDDLQYLFSKARELALEEIKKLNVNGFKLLVNNEKESGQEVFHTHVHIIPSEK is encoded by the coding sequence ATGGAAGATTTATTTTTAAAAATAATTAATAGAACAATACCTGCAAATATCATTTATGAAGATGAGAAAGTAATAGCCTTTTTAGATATAAAACCAGTAACTAAAGGACACTTTTTAGTCGTTCCTAAAAATTATTCGAAAAATTTAAAAACAATAAATGAAGATGATCTTCAATATTTATTTTCTAAAGCTAGAGAATTAGCTTTAGAAGAAATTAAAAAATTAAATGTTAATGGTTTTAAATTACTAGTTAATAATGAAAAAGAATCCGGTCAAGAAGTATTTCATACACATGTTCACATCATACCTAGCGAAAAATAA
- a CDS encoding Sua5/YciO/YrdC/YwlC family protein yields MDLKKYDDLFITTTDTLVGIGIPVKCNKIELLYEIKKRNLEKKIIILVSSINQARQFEEWNQQAEELAKKYWPGNTTLIVNEQGFRMPNQKGLLNLLEKEGPCWVTSANISGEKSLDLEEAKKKFFMIKKVYNFGVGSNIPSKIIRVETLEELR; encoded by the coding sequence ATGGACTTAAAAAAATACGATGATCTTTTTATAACCACTACAGATACTTTAGTTGGGATAGGAATTCCAGTAAAATGCAATAAAATTGAATTGTTATATGAAATAAAAAAAAGAAATTTAGAAAAAAAAATAATAATTTTAGTTTCTTCAATTAATCAAGCAAGACAATTTGAAGAATGAAATCAGCAAGCAGAAGAATTGGCGAAAAAATATTGACCAGGTAATACTACATTAATAGTTAATGAACAAGGTTTTAGAATGCCTAATCAAAAAGGTTTATTGAATTTATTAGAAAAAGAAGGTCCTTGTTGAGTAACAAGTGCAAATATTTCTGGAGAAAAATCTTTAGATTTAGAAGAAGCGAAAAAAAAATTTTTTATGATAAAAAAAGTTTATAATTTTGGTGTCGGCTCTAATATACCATCAAAAATTATAAGAGTAGAAACTTTGGAGGAGTTAAGATAA
- the pyrH gene encoding UMP kinase, with protein MMNYRRILLKLSGESLANKEERLSIDNKMVKKIAKQLKEVIAMGIEVAIVVGGGNFWRGASAEKNGISRNRADYIGMLATVMNGLALQSGFEQEGLSARVLSSLNFDKRVSEYYINEKTEKYLNQKEIIIFVGGTGRPFFTTDTASTLFASEIHADVILVGKNNVEGVYDSDPNINPNARWYEKITYDEILEKNLKVMDSTSFSMAKDNNIELIVFNINEENSIIRAIKGEIKHTKVTK; from the coding sequence TTAATGAATTACAGAAGAATTTTATTAAAACTTTCAGGTGAAAGTTTAGCGAATAAAGAAGAAAGATTATCGATTGATAATAAGATGGTAAAAAAAATAGCTAAACAATTAAAAGAAGTAATTGCAATGGGTATTGAAGTAGCTATAGTTGTTGGTGGGGGAAATTTTTGAAGAGGTGCATCCGCAGAAAAAAACGGAATTTCTAGAAATAGAGCAGATTATATTGGCATGTTAGCAACGGTTATGAATGGACTAGCTCTTCAATCAGGTTTTGAGCAAGAAGGTTTATCTGCTAGAGTTTTATCTTCTTTAAACTTTGATAAAAGAGTTTCAGAATATTATATTAATGAAAAAACAGAAAAATATTTAAATCAAAAAGAAATTATAATTTTTGTTGGTGGAACAGGTAGACCTTTTTTTACTACCGACACCGCTTCAACACTATTTGCTTCAGAGATTCATGCAGACGTTATTTTAGTTGGTAAAAATAATGTAGAAGGTGTTTATGATTCAGATCCTAATATCAATCCAAACGCTAGATGGTACGAAAAAATAACATATGATGAAATTTTAGAAAAAAACTTAAAAGTAATGGATTCAACTTCATTTTCTATGGCTAAAGATAACAATATTGAATTAATAGTTTTTAACATCAACGAAGAAAATTCAATCATTAGAGCAATTAAGGGAGAAATAAAACATACAAAGGTGACTAAATAA
- a CDS encoding HinT-interacting membrane complex protein P80 — MSKEKISKKIARLNSKEKNKESQNKTPEQIKKQKIIKWSLLGVFSSILTAMAIGIPLGVSNISPRIAETRKPDTQVASIISPNNVLNITVSDLEKISKTESVANKEEFDQAKISLVKFLYEEEYKASKIFKNAWDKSFVNGKTSANSRFNSSLKSYDEVKETQRKFLEDERRRYQRSYGFQNWETEFNKYLSTDPKFGGSADFEKAIEYLTYKDIESKAFARFTPQFSTQFLYKDVKNRILSEDIKDENNNVIFKKGDRLFKDLIILDDSDDKGDKEVNAFIPNIEKTSDVQKTEEEKLKIKDEYRVSAFLTNSYVKDFINANEVVKRFYFDNDALLKDKFAFYSISQLTINATQNDKNANESWKIAKNDLKELLKYKVTAIDSSTQNASEVKTTLEIIENFKGNSTKDLKNRENDRILLNTINSSTNKENSQNLGQLPLRNLNQIFDTEDVSYAISFLDNLFSAKETNQILSTTLFNKLKEKLFTNSNASLLPDASTLNNKKLIEINEINRKIDDFIDKLDEGELKKAGDAFKETFGESDNQSYRISTIYKLSKNNFIIYSKKGLNIIAKEEIKTFDKLKELIKAELQLNANGQNDSSIKSNIKLNELFKELQADSIVLKQAINQKTFTDLLLKEHKANKSEEEKTKYIDSLKRNIENQFITYNNIQILAINSKIESYLNDIKKYNLNSDYNYENTKHDWFIKNKEEQNDVQTIYLALQKHFGLIK, encoded by the coding sequence ATGTCAAAAGAAAAAATAAGTAAAAAAATTGCAAGATTAAATTCTAAAGAGAAAAATAAAGAAAGTCAAAATAAAACTCCAGAACAAATAAAAAAACAAAAAATTATTAAATGAAGTTTATTGGGAGTATTTTCTTCAATTTTAACAGCTATGGCTATTGGTATACCACTAGGTGTATCAAATATTTCTCCTCGAATAGCAGAAACTAGAAAACCAGATACGCAAGTTGCTAGTATAATTTCCCCAAATAATGTTTTAAATATAACGGTGTCAGACTTAGAAAAAATAAGCAAAACAGAATCTGTTGCAAATAAAGAAGAATTTGATCAAGCAAAAATTTCGTTAGTAAAATTTTTATATGAAGAAGAGTACAAAGCTTCTAAAATTTTTAAGAATGCTTGAGATAAATCGTTTGTTAATGGTAAAACAAGTGCAAATAGTAGATTTAATTCTTCCTTAAAAAGTTATGATGAAGTTAAAGAAACTCAAAGAAAATTTTTAGAAGATGAGAGAAGAAGATATCAAAGAAGCTATGGTTTTCAAAATTGGGAAACTGAGTTTAATAAATATTTATCAACAGATCCTAAATTCGGAGGGTCAGCAGATTTTGAAAAAGCAATTGAATATTTAACTTATAAAGATATCGAATCTAAAGCATTTGCGAGATTTACTCCTCAATTTTCAACACAATTCTTATATAAAGATGTAAAAAATAGAATTCTTTCTGAAGATATTAAAGATGAAAATAATAATGTAATTTTTAAAAAGGGAGACAGATTATTTAAGGACTTAATAATTTTAGATGATTCAGATGATAAAGGTGATAAAGAAGTAAATGCTTTTATTCCGAATATAGAAAAAACTTCTGATGTACAGAAAACTGAAGAAGAAAAATTAAAAATTAAAGATGAATATAGAGTTTCTGCCTTTTTAACTAATTCATATGTAAAAGATTTTATTAATGCTAATGAAGTTGTAAAAAGATTTTATTTTGATAATGATGCGCTTTTAAAAGATAAATTCGCATTTTATTCTATTTCGCAATTAACCATTAATGCAACGCAGAACGATAAAAACGCTAATGAATCTTGAAAAATAGCTAAAAATGATTTAAAAGAATTATTGAAATATAAAGTTACCGCGATTGATTCATCTACACAAAATGCATCTGAAGTCAAAACTACATTAGAAATTATCGAAAATTTCAAAGGGAATTCAACTAAAGATTTAAAAAATCGCGAAAATGACAGGATTTTATTAAACACAATAAATAGTTCTACTAATAAAGAAAATTCACAAAATTTAGGTCAATTACCTTTAAGAAATTTAAATCAAATTTTTGATACAGAAGATGTTTCATATGCAATTTCTTTTTTAGATAATTTATTTAGTGCAAAAGAAACTAACCAAATTCTTTCAACAACTTTATTCAATAAATTAAAAGAAAAATTATTTACAAACTCTAATGCTTCTTTACTTCCTGATGCTTCCACTTTAAATAATAAAAAATTAATAGAAATAAATGAAATTAATAGAAAAATTGATGATTTTATTGATAAATTAGATGAAGGAGAACTAAAAAAAGCAGGAGATGCATTTAAAGAGACTTTTGGTGAAAGTGATAATCAAAGTTATAGAATTTCTACAATTTATAAATTATCAAAAAATAATTTTATAATTTATTCTAAAAAAGGGCTAAATATCATTGCTAAAGAAGAAATAAAAACATTTGATAAATTAAAAGAATTAATTAAAGCTGAATTGCAATTAAATGCAAATGGTCAAAATGATTCTAGCATTAAAAGTAATATTAAACTAAATGAATTATTTAAAGAATTGCAGGCAGATAGTATTGTTTTAAAACAAGCTATAAATCAAAAAACATTTACTGATTTATTATTAAAAGAGCATAAAGCTAATAAAAGCGAAGAAGAAAAAACAAAGTATATAGATTCTTTAAAAAGAAATATAGAAAATCAATTTATCACATATAACAATATCCAAATATTAGCTATAAATTCAAAGATAGAATCTTATTTAAATGATATTAAAAAATATAATTTAAATTCTGATTACAATTATGAAAATACTAAACATGATTGATTTATAAAAAACAAAGAAGAACAAAATGATGTTCAAACAATTTATTTAGCATTACAAAAACATTTTGGACTAATAAAATAA